One Paenibacillus sp. SYP-B4298 genomic window, CTGTTAATTATGACCTATAACTCGGTAGATAACCTGCCTCGGAAGCCATTGACACGCCCGGATTTTCTCGCTGGCCGCGACTTTAATGCGATAAAGGTTCTGGAGGACAAGGCATGGCAAGAGGAACTGTCTATAGAGGGGAGTACTGTGGTCTGAGGTAAGAGGTTGTTTTTGTAGAGGATATTCCTTACATTCCGTTATAGGCTCTGCACACAAATACTAATAGGGTATTGGGGGTATCTTTGGTGCTGTTAATTAAACCGTATGAACTTAATTTCATACATAAACAACTTAATTATTTGATTCAGACGGTTTATTTCGTAGGAGACTACCGGACATTAAGGGCTATTGAGGAGGAAGTTGAATACAAGATTGGGGAAGTCATCAGACACTTGGACCCGGAGATCAAGCAGCTATTTAAGAATCTTAGGGGATTTCGTGGACAGGATGACGTCATTGATCTGTTAAGATCATTGTCGCCTTACGTTGAGAGGTTTCCGAGTCTAACCAATCGGCAGGTGCGCAAGCTGTTTCCTAAGGCCAAATCATTCTGTATTCCCGATTTCGACAACCTGGAGGACATGAAGCAGGATTATGTAGGCTGGAAGGATATCTCGACCAATTCCCTCTATCTCATCTATCATGCAGATGGGGCATTGTATACACTCGAATGCCGATACACGCCGCTCGAAGGAAGAAAAACGTGCTATTGTATCCTGTGTAATCAATGCCGTACAGGCGGACATATCGGGATGGTGACAACCAAGCGGCGGAATGATCTTGTGACGGGCAATTACATGTGTCTGGATAGCGAGCAATGCAATCACGATATGACAGATACGAGCAAACTCAGGGAATTCATAATGTATGATCGAAGGTAATAGGAAGTGCCGCGAGTCTATGCTATCACCCACCGCCCCCTCCAATAAGGCTGTACCGTAACTATGGAGAGCGCGGTGGGTTTTACCTATTTCATGACAGGATTACAGGTTGAATGCCGTTAATCCTGACGAGCCTGGTATTGAAAGGGAGCCGCGCACGAGTAGAGTTCATGGAAAAATCCATGATACGGCAGATCGTCCTCCACGCACCTAACGAGGTACATGAGTTCTTCGTCGTCCTCCGCCGCGGCCTCGTTGTGCTTCATCTCCACCGAAGCTTCCTTCAATCGCTCCAATGTAAACTCCATGAGTGTCACGCGAGTGAATAAAGGCAGCAGCTCTAGCATGGTGTCCTCCAGTTCAGTTTCGGAGCGGTAGCCGTCCAGAACGGCTGCGAAATAGTCGTCCATGAACGCCCTGCGCTTGTTCACATCCGGTTCAAATTGCACCCAGCCTACACCATGCACCCATAGCGTCGCCAAGTCATACATGTACCAGCAATAGCAGCAATTATCAAAGTCAAATACAGTGATGGCGCCGTCTTCAAAATCGATGTGATAATTTCCGTCACTGTAGTCAAAATGAACCATACCATAATGATCCTCATGTTGGCTCAAGCCCTGCAACGTCTCTACAAGCTGCAACAGCTTCTCCTTCACAACCGGCATGGATTCGGGAACGATGCGCTCGATCGTGGTGCGATTGTAGTTGTCGAAGAAATCATATCTGCGGGTTGTGGGTGTATAGTCTTTGGACAATTGGTGCAGCTTGCCTAGTGTCTGGCCGCAGTTGTAGAAGTATTCTGCAAGGGGGGCGCCGTCCCGATAGCGGTAGTGGTTATCCGCTAGCAGCTTCCCTGGAGCCCGTTCGAACAGGCTGATGAAATAGGTATGCTCGCCCTGCCGGAGCTCCTCCAGCAGCCGACCATGTCGCGAGTCGATGACATTGGAGACCCTTCCTCCGTGCTCATACAAATACCGGACATATTCAAGCTCGCTCTCAAAATCCGCCCTGCTGCGATCGTCCAGAAAAGCGATTCGGATGATCCGATCGGGAGCTTCTTCTTTATGACAGATGTACACCAGATTTCTGCCGCCATGAGGCTGAATCTGGGTGAAGGAATAGCCCTCCAGATCATATAGTTCGGCAATAGCAGGCAATAACAGACTTGGGGCAACGCTGGCTGCCGCGTCGTAGGTCGTGCTCATCTATGCTTTCCTCCCCTTTGTCTCTGTCTTTCCCCGACTTTCAGAGCGACGTGTTGAGCCGTTTTGTTGCGCAGATAGGCGGCTTTGTTCTCTACGAATGCCGTTTCCCTACGCAGAGCCACGTAGCTGTCCCATCGCTCCTGAGGCAGTTCCCCGCTCTCCAGGGCAGCTCTGACCATACAGCCCGGCTCACGGGTATGCGCGCAGTCAGAGAATTTGCAGTTGCCCAGATAACGCTCGACATCCGAGAAGCCCTCGCGAATTCCTGCGGAGCTCTCCCACATGCCTAGCTCCCGCATCCCCGGGGTATCAATCACCATCACGCCGCTGCTGAGGAGAAGGAGTTGGCGGTGGGTTGTCGTATGCTTGCCTTTGCTGTCTTCCTCGCGAATTGCGCTGACCGCCATCATGTCCTCACCCGCTAATGCATTGACAAGGCTTGATTTCCCAACGCCGGAAGAGCCGAGAAATACAATGGTATGGCCTCTGATCAGGTAGGTGGACAGCCTGTCGAGGCCCTCCCCTGTTTTGGCGCTGATCGCATGAACCTTGGCGCCGTTGGC contains:
- a CDS encoding FusB/FusC family EF-G-binding protein, translated to MLLIKPYELNFIHKQLNYLIQTVYFVGDYRTLRAIEEEVEYKIGEVIRHLDPEIKQLFKNLRGFRGQDDVIDLLRSLSPYVERFPSLTNRQVRKLFPKAKSFCIPDFDNLEDMKQDYVGWKDISTNSLYLIYHADGALYTLECRYTPLEGRKTCYCILCNQCRTGGHIGMVTTKRRNDLVTGNYMCLDSEQCNHDMTDTSKLREFIMYDRR
- a CDS encoding phosphotransferase enzyme family protein; its protein translation is MSTTYDAAASVAPSLLLPAIAELYDLEGYSFTQIQPHGGRNLVYICHKEEAPDRIIRIAFLDDRSRADFESELEYVRYLYEHGGRVSNVIDSRHGRLLEELRQGEHTYFISLFERAPGKLLADNHYRYRDGAPLAEYFYNCGQTLGKLHQLSKDYTPTTRRYDFFDNYNRTTIERIVPESMPVVKEKLLQLVETLQGLSQHEDHYGMVHFDYSDGNYHIDFEDGAITVFDFDNCCYCWYMYDLATLWVHGVGWVQFEPDVNKRRAFMDDYFAAVLDGYRSETELEDTMLELLPLFTRVTLMEFTLERLKEASVEMKHNEAAAEDDEELMYLVRCVEDDLPYHGFFHELYSCAAPFQYQARQD
- the rsgA gene encoding ribosome small subunit-dependent GTPase A is translated as MNTFTLQDYGFTQQLDPLHTEGTYARVTAVHKQHYSLMTDQGECLARLKAGIYFNNGTEEFPTTGDYVQIQYNPGGDSLIVRTLPRRSKFSRNDFSGHAAGYAKTVKEQTVAANFDYVFIMQSLNHDFNPRRIERYLALSWQSGAIPVILLTKADLIDDPSEYLAKVQHLANGAKVHAISAKTGEGLDRLSTYLIRGHTIVFLGSSGVGKSSLVNALAGEDMMAVSAIREEDSKGKHTTTHRQLLLLSSGVMVIDTPGMRELGMWESSAGIREGFSDVERYLGNCKFSDCAHTREPGCMVRAALESGELPQERWDSYVALRRETAFVENKAAYLRNKTAQHVALKVGERQRQRGGKHR